From Chiloscyllium punctatum isolate Juve2018m chromosome 36, sChiPun1.3, whole genome shotgun sequence, the proteins below share one genomic window:
- the LOC140460648 gene encoding uncharacterized protein → MEKPEGSCPVEKPCKCGDCGKSFHFPSALEIHRRTHTGERPFPCTECGKAFSNSSDLLKHQRVHTGERPFSCPKCGKGFTQASSLLTHQQVHTGERPFLCTECRKAFSNSSALLRHQRVHTGERPFSCPKCGKAFSNSSDRLKHQRVYTGEKPFSCPECGKGFTHASTLLTHRRVHTGERPFTCPECGKAFSNSSDRLKHQRVHTGERPFSCPECGKGFAQASTLLAHQWVHTGEWPFTCSQCGKGFTRSSHLQRHQRVHMPWQGD, encoded by the coding sequence ATGGAGAAACCTGAGGGATCCTGCCCCGTAGAGAAACCATGtaagtgtggtgactgtgggaaaagtttccatttcccgtctgccctggagattCATCGGCGCACTCACACCGGGGAGCGGCCGTTCCCCTGCACAGAGTGCggtaaggccttcagcaattcctctgacctgctgaagcaccaacgggtccacacaggggagagacccttcagctgtcccaaatgcgggaagggctttacccaggcctccagtctgctgacccaccagcaggtccacaccggAGAAAGGCCGTTCCTTTGCACCgaatgcaggaaggccttcagcaattcctcagccctgctgaggcaccagcgggtccacacgggggagaggcccttcagctgccccaagtgcgggaaagccttcagcaattcctccgacaGGCTAAAGCACCAGCGGGTCTACACgggggagaagcccttcagctgccccgagtgtgggaagggctttacccacgCCTCCAccttgctgacccaccggcgggtccacaccggggagaggcccttcacctgccccgagtgcgggaaagcCTTCAGCAATTCATCCGACAGActgaagcaccagcgggtccacacaggggagagacccttcagctgccctgagtgtgggaagggctttgcacaggcctccaccctgctggcccaccagtgggtccacactggggagtggccattcacctgctctcagtgtgggaagggattcacccgCTCTTCCCACCTGCagaggcaccagcgagttcacatgccatggcagggggattga
- the LOC140460647 gene encoding uncharacterized protein has product MEKSEESRPVEKPWKCGDCGKGFCVPSALETHRRSHTRERPFSCPECGKSFTQASALRTHQRVHTGERPFPCPECGKAFSNSFNLQTHKRLHTGERPFSCSECKKAFRHSSDLLTHWRVHTGERPYSCPECGKAFSNSSHLLTHQRVHTGERPFTCPKCGKGFSQVSNLWKHQRLHTGEKPFSCPECRKAFSNSTTLLTHRQIHMRERPFRCTECGKAFSNSSILLRHQRVHTGEWPFSCPECRKGFSDSSNLQTHQRIHTGEKPFGCTECGKAFTCSSHLRRHQRVHVPSQGD; this is encoded by the coding sequence atggagaaatctgaggaatcccgccctgtggagaaaccatggaagtgtggtgactgcgggaaaggcttctgtgtcccatctgccctggaaactcatcggcgcagtcacaccagagagaggcccttcagctgccctgagtgtgggaagagctttacccaggcctctgcCCTGCGGACTCACCAGCGGGTCCATACAGGGGAGAGGCCTTTCCCATgtcccgagtgtgggaaggccttcagcaattccttcaACCTCCAGACCCACAAGCGACTCCACACTGGTGAGAGGCCATTTTCTTGCTCCGAGTGCAAGAAGGCGTTCAGAcattcctctgacctgctgacccactggcgggtccacacgggggagaggccctacagctgccccgagtgtgggaaggccttcagcaattcctcccacctgctgactcaccagcgggtccacactggggagaggcctttcacctgccccaagtgcgggaaggGATTTAGTCAGGTGAGCAACTTGTGGAAGCACCAGCGtctccacactggggagaagcccttcagctgccccgagtgcaggaaggccttcagcaattccaccactctgctgacccaccggcaGATCCATATGAGGGAGAGGCCATTCCGCTGcactgagtgcgggaaggccttcagcaattcctccatcctgctgagacaccagaggGTTCACACAGGGGAgtggcccttcagctgccctgagtgcaggaaggggttcagcgattcctccaatctccagacccaccagcggatccacactggggagaagccctTCGGCTgcacagagtgtgggaaggccttcacctgctcctcccacctgcggaggcaccaaCGAGTTCACGTGCCTTCACAGGGTGATTGA